Proteins from one Paenibacillus amylolyticus genomic window:
- the abc-f gene encoding ribosomal protection-like ABC-F family protein gives MMTLVRLHEVSKEWNGIELFTGLNLEINEGERLAILGRNGCGKTTLLRIILGGEDGGGRIERHIPQQEWGFMRQRSEIETGMNVLDAVRRESGQIYEVKRNLEELEQRLSTSTEADDELLAAYTKVLEQYEQLNGYMWETEVEKVLTRLGLSAEHWSRPYHSLSGGQKTKARLAGLLVSKPKFLILDEPTNHLDEGSMRWLEEWLSSYEGTLLFVSHDRTFIDQVASGVIEFSADALTKYKGGYSEYKLHKERELREQEATYRRQELERKALEETIRNYQEWFHKAHNSATDVEVKITQSFYKAKANKNISRYHAKQKQLERLERERVDKPREAAKLNMELQMNPLAARQLLALEEVSFSYAGNEPVLRNLRITVERGDRLAVRGPNGTGKTTLLKLMIGELEPFRGKITRHPQLKIGYFSQELERLPEDLTLLDSLLTLPSMTQSAARTILGCFLFSRDDVFKHIGDLSMGEKCRVAFLRLYFGGANLLVLDEPTNYLDIDTQEVMENVLNRRQGLWCLYPMIEC, from the coding sequence ATGATGACATTGGTACGCTTACATGAAGTATCAAAAGAGTGGAACGGCATTGAATTGTTTACAGGATTGAATCTGGAGATTAATGAGGGCGAGCGACTTGCCATTCTGGGTCGCAACGGATGCGGCAAGACGACGTTGTTACGTATCATTTTGGGAGGAGAGGACGGTGGTGGACGGATTGAACGGCATATTCCGCAGCAGGAATGGGGGTTCATGCGCCAGCGCTCGGAGATTGAGACGGGCATGAATGTATTGGATGCGGTCCGGCGAGAGAGCGGACAGATCTATGAAGTGAAACGGAACCTGGAAGAACTGGAACAACGTTTGAGCACCAGCACTGAAGCGGATGATGAGCTGCTTGCGGCCTATACGAAAGTCTTGGAGCAATATGAACAGCTTAACGGTTACATGTGGGAGACTGAGGTAGAGAAGGTACTGACACGCCTCGGATTGTCCGCAGAGCATTGGAGCAGACCCTATCATTCTTTGAGCGGTGGACAAAAAACAAAGGCGCGCCTGGCAGGACTGCTTGTCAGCAAGCCCAAATTCCTGATCCTGGATGAACCGACGAATCATCTGGATGAGGGAAGCATGCGCTGGCTTGAAGAGTGGTTATCCTCATACGAAGGTACGCTGTTATTTGTATCTCATGATCGAACCTTTATTGATCAGGTCGCATCAGGAGTGATTGAATTCAGTGCAGATGCCCTGACCAAATACAAAGGCGGATACTCCGAATACAAGCTTCACAAAGAGCGTGAATTACGGGAACAGGAAGCGACCTATCGCAGGCAGGAGTTGGAGCGAAAGGCGTTGGAAGAAACGATTCGCAACTACCAGGAATGGTTCCATAAAGCGCATAATTCAGCGACCGATGTGGAGGTGAAGATCACCCAGAGCTTCTACAAGGCCAAAGCCAACAAAAATATTTCACGTTACCATGCGAAACAAAAACAGCTGGAACGTTTGGAGCGGGAACGGGTGGATAAACCTCGTGAAGCTGCAAAGTTGAACATGGAATTACAGATGAATCCACTGGCTGCACGCCAGCTTCTTGCACTGGAAGAGGTGAGCTTTTCCTATGCGGGTAATGAGCCTGTGCTTCGCAACCTTCGAATCACTGTTGAACGCGGAGATCGGCTTGCCGTACGTGGTCCTAATGGAACGGGCAAGACAACACTGTTAAAGTTGATGATTGGTGAGCTGGAACCTTTCCGAGGCAAGATCACACGGCATCCACAGCTGAAAATCGGTTACTTTTCACAGGAGCTGGAAAGGCTGCCGGAGGATCTGACACTGCTGGATAGTTTGCTTACCCTTCCATCCATGACACAAAGTGCGGCACGTACCATATTGGGATGTTTCCTCTTTTCCAGGGATGATGTGTTTAAGCACATTGGGGATTTGAGCATGGGGGAGAAGTGCAGAGTGGCATTTCTGAGACTGTATTTTGGCGGAGCGAATCTGCTTGTGCTTGACGAACCGACGAACTATCTGGACATCGACACCCAGGAAGTCATGGAGAACGTATTAAACAGGCGTCAGGGGCTTTGGTGCTTGTATCCCATGATCGAATGCTGA
- a CDS encoding EAL domain-containing protein, with the protein MKVNLQDQRKISWVAVCGLLCFLASQWFRSSSSSDLIISGYPVLTLLGGFAAAAACIGIYNQSWLFRTQKLTLRRTLLTTLFLLIGLFELVHIVSFAEEIPNGAMMESEFSLMMSTMGSLVCSVGLLLVYSINEKEIALPRKFLLFSGTLGIFVMLYILAIQQWSILPSMLDGDVLGGTFTRVHFMIGLLYGIIAVLLFVQWKKNKDGELPTILCGILCFFFGECYFVSATGVNDLNLMLGLMSNCMAYFFIQKGLYTSVVDTPFLQQQVAEAKMNYIAHHDDVTGLPNRRRLSQRLKKMMDDAVVEEQLVGVLVLNINRFKTINDSLGQQAANRVLRQVGQRLKHSSLPGEEVFGLGRDEFALTMTDFSSTDTALRRTRSILQLFEKPVLVDGNEYHLTLGIGMAIFPHDGESPQEIIQNADTALHSAKEQGMELNRFAHAMQMKAQERLQLENDLRKALDRGQFYLVYQPQVNLQSGLIVGMEALVRWQHPQRGSVSPAEFIPLAEESGLIVPLGEWVLREACAQNKQWQEAGYRKLCVSVNLSMRQFRHSHLLDNINGILKETGLEPVWLELEITESMTFDKDRSFEQLRKIKEIGVHISIDDFGTGYSSLHYLKDLPIDRLKIDRSFVNEVMEDSNNAAIVSTITSMAHHLQLKVTAEGVENEDQMVFLRNQHCHEAQGYFFSKPIKAADFEKQFLRDVDKPTG; encoded by the coding sequence ATGAAGGTTAATCTGCAAGATCAGAGAAAAATAAGTTGGGTCGCTGTATGCGGCTTGTTGTGTTTCCTCGCAAGTCAATGGTTTCGTTCTTCTTCAAGCTCTGATCTGATCATATCGGGTTACCCGGTCTTGACACTCTTGGGTGGATTTGCTGCGGCAGCAGCTTGTATTGGCATCTACAATCAAAGCTGGTTGTTTCGGACACAGAAGCTAACGCTTCGGAGGACATTATTGACAACACTCTTTTTATTGATTGGTTTGTTTGAACTGGTTCATATCGTCTCATTTGCAGAAGAAATTCCAAATGGGGCCATGATGGAATCGGAGTTCTCCTTAATGATGTCAACCATGGGGTCTTTGGTATGTTCAGTAGGATTACTGCTCGTGTATTCCATAAATGAGAAAGAAATTGCATTACCACGCAAATTTTTGTTGTTCAGTGGGACATTGGGTATCTTTGTTATGTTGTACATACTGGCCATTCAGCAATGGAGCATATTGCCAAGTATGCTTGATGGAGATGTACTTGGGGGGACCTTCACCCGAGTTCATTTTATGATTGGATTGCTGTATGGCATTATTGCTGTTCTTTTGTTTGTACAATGGAAGAAAAACAAAGATGGTGAATTACCAACCATCCTATGTGGCATTCTGTGTTTCTTCTTTGGTGAATGTTATTTTGTCTCTGCAACCGGGGTGAACGATCTCAATCTGATGTTGGGATTAATGAGTAATTGTATGGCATATTTCTTTATTCAAAAAGGTCTCTATACGTCCGTAGTGGACACGCCTTTCCTGCAGCAGCAGGTCGCCGAAGCCAAGATGAACTATATTGCTCATCATGATGATGTGACGGGGCTTCCAAACCGTCGACGCCTTTCGCAGCGTTTGAAAAAAATGATGGACGATGCCGTGGTGGAGGAACAGCTTGTTGGTGTACTCGTGCTGAATATTAATCGATTCAAAACCATTAATGATTCGCTCGGACAGCAAGCAGCCAATCGTGTTCTGCGTCAGGTAGGTCAACGACTGAAACATTCGTCACTTCCGGGAGAAGAAGTCTTTGGCTTGGGAAGAGACGAGTTTGCCTTGACGATGACAGATTTCAGCTCAACCGATACAGCGCTGCGTCGGACAAGATCCATTCTGCAGCTTTTTGAGAAGCCGGTCTTGGTTGATGGTAATGAGTATCATCTTACCCTTGGAATCGGGATGGCCATTTTCCCACATGATGGTGAGTCGCCACAGGAGATTATTCAGAATGCAGATACGGCTCTGCACAGTGCAAAGGAGCAGGGCATGGAGCTGAATCGGTTTGCCCATGCAATGCAGATGAAGGCACAGGAGCGTTTGCAGCTTGAGAATGATCTGCGCAAGGCGTTGGATCGAGGTCAGTTCTACCTGGTCTACCAGCCACAGGTTAATCTGCAAAGCGGGCTGATTGTCGGTATGGAAGCATTGGTGCGTTGGCAGCATCCACAGCGAGGCTCGGTATCTCCGGCGGAATTTATTCCGCTGGCAGAAGAGAGCGGGCTCATCGTACCGCTTGGCGAATGGGTGCTTCGTGAAGCATGTGCTCAGAACAAGCAGTGGCAGGAAGCCGGTTATCGTAAACTGTGTGTGTCAGTGAATCTGTCGATGAGACAATTCAGGCATTCGCATTTGTTGGACAATATCAATGGCATTCTCAAAGAGACAGGGCTGGAGCCTGTATGGCTTGAACTGGAGATTACGGAGAGCATGACATTTGACAAAGACCGATCCTTCGAACAGCTGCGCAAAATCAAAGAAATTGGTGTGCATATCAGTATTGATGATTTTGGAACGGGATACAGCTCGTTGCATTATCTGAAGGATCTGCCGATTGATCGGCTCAAGATTGACCGTTCATTCGTGAATGAAGTCATGGAGGACAGCAATAACGCTGCGATTGTATCCACCATTACTTCAATGGCGCATCATTTACAACTGAAAGTGACAGCTGAGGGTGTGGAGAACGAAGATCAGATGGTCTTTCTTCGCAATCAACACTGTCACGAGGCCCAGGGTTATTTCTTCAGTAAACCGATTAAAGCCGCTGATTTTGAAAAGCAATTTTTGAGAGATGTGGATAAGCCTACAGGATAG
- a CDS encoding aldolase catalytic domain-containing protein, producing the protein MKTNHCKIVDCTIRDGGLVNNWDFSVDFVQQLYAGLNEAGVDYMEIGYKNSPKLLKGADEAGPWRFLNDDFLRKVIPQKGNTKLSALVDVGRVDENDILPRSESMLDLIRVACYSKDVDKALALVQTFHDRGYETTLNIMALSNVMENELLEAFELIKESTVDVVYIVDSYGSLDHNDVKYLVEKFKTHLPNKRLGVHTHNNMQLAFSNTLVAAELGVELLDASVYGMGRAAGNCPTELLVAHLKGTKYNLRPVLGVLEQLMVPLREKEEWGYILPYMITGALDEHPRSAMALRSSEDKDNVVDFYDKLTTPEVNFDK; encoded by the coding sequence ATGAAGACAAATCATTGCAAAATTGTAGATTGTACGATCCGTGATGGCGGATTGGTGAATAATTGGGACTTTAGCGTGGACTTTGTTCAACAGCTGTATGCTGGACTGAATGAAGCTGGCGTTGATTATATGGAAATTGGATATAAGAACTCTCCTAAATTGCTTAAAGGTGCCGACGAAGCAGGACCATGGCGTTTCCTGAACGATGATTTCCTGCGTAAAGTTATTCCTCAAAAAGGCAACACCAAACTGTCTGCGCTGGTTGACGTTGGACGTGTGGACGAGAATGATATCTTGCCTCGCAGCGAGAGCATGCTGGATCTGATCCGGGTTGCCTGCTACAGCAAAGATGTAGACAAGGCTCTGGCGTTGGTTCAAACATTCCATGATCGTGGATATGAAACAACACTGAATATTATGGCGCTCTCCAATGTGATGGAGAATGAGTTGCTGGAAGCATTTGAATTGATCAAAGAAAGCACTGTAGATGTGGTCTACATTGTGGATTCTTACGGTAGTCTCGATCATAATGATGTGAAATATCTGGTAGAGAAGTTCAAGACTCATCTGCCTAACAAGCGTCTTGGTGTTCATACACATAACAATATGCAGCTTGCGTTTTCTAACACATTGGTTGCGGCGGAGCTTGGCGTTGAGCTGCTCGATGCTTCTGTATATGGTATGGGACGTGCGGCAGGAAACTGTCCAACCGAATTGCTCGTAGCTCATCTGAAAGGAACAAAATACAATCTGCGTCCAGTGCTTGGTGTATTGGAACAGTTGATGGTTCCTCTGAGAGAAAAAGAAGAATGGGGTTACATTCTGCCTTACATGATTACAGGTGCATTGGACGAGCATCCGCGTTCGGCAATGGCGTTACGTTCATCGGAAGACAAAGACAATGTGGTTGATTTCTATGATAAATTGACAACACCTGAAGTGAATTTCGATAAGTAA
- a CDS encoding DUF4129 domain-containing protein gives MAKTKGLIAMLAISVAGIYLFPIFTLTSFYAMEYMPYTLFILVVLVGGLGQFIQHKIPGFSEKSTFIRGVTALIVGFMFAFVVGMSLTLPLPDIITLVWCGVISAYAGLTFQPVFHSVLLWRLQIMGVVSAIVLMIASNSLEFMQPIRTYSIWIYVAGVISFAFWLVGRYMLQLDQAMLNDGKRRLVLRDFARANHQRFMWMFIVIVAIGAFPSLAAWLGPLRDRLLAWIRGWFGPMSSEEPRLPMDNPNQPLNIPNDWREPPSEPSVFWNILGWVVMCAVAGAILWLLVRLGQKTINKLMDRFKGILQPGEKKAEPRTEYIDVSETLDAPAKVRKNWFRKKDVIPAQDAERVRYYYRTWIDRAAHRGVGIQGTHTPLEAAQTIIQNGVKLEENELSARLPDTYNSVRYGGKVPNRTDMVEIDRIWKSYRSK, from the coding sequence ATGGCGAAGACCAAGGGACTCATAGCGATGCTTGCAATTTCGGTGGCTGGTATATATTTATTTCCGATATTTACGCTCACTTCTTTCTATGCCATGGAATATATGCCGTATACATTATTTATCCTGGTTGTTCTCGTAGGTGGGCTGGGACAATTCATTCAACATAAAATTCCGGGTTTTAGCGAGAAAAGCACATTCATTCGTGGAGTAACAGCACTCATCGTAGGATTTATGTTCGCATTCGTTGTCGGGATGAGCCTTACTCTCCCGTTGCCGGATATCATCACATTGGTATGGTGTGGAGTCATCTCGGCTTATGCAGGTCTGACCTTTCAGCCAGTCTTTCATTCTGTGTTGTTATGGCGCTTGCAGATCATGGGTGTAGTCAGTGCGATCGTGCTTATGATTGCTTCGAATTCGTTGGAATTCATGCAGCCAATCCGAACCTACAGCATATGGATCTATGTTGCAGGAGTGATCAGCTTTGCCTTTTGGCTAGTTGGACGATATATGCTGCAACTGGATCAAGCCATGCTCAATGACGGCAAGCGGAGATTGGTATTACGAGATTTTGCACGTGCGAATCATCAGCGGTTCATGTGGATGTTTATTGTCATCGTTGCGATCGGTGCTTTCCCCAGCCTGGCTGCCTGGCTGGGGCCGCTACGTGACCGCTTGCTTGCATGGATCAGGGGATGGTTTGGTCCGATGTCCAGCGAGGAGCCACGATTGCCCATGGACAACCCCAATCAGCCGCTAAATATACCGAATGACTGGAGAGAGCCGCCATCCGAGCCTTCCGTCTTCTGGAACATCCTCGGATGGGTAGTGATGTGTGCTGTAGCAGGAGCAATTCTGTGGTTGCTTGTGAGGCTGGGACAAAAAACGATAAACAAACTCATGGACCGATTCAAGGGAATATTACAACCAGGTGAAAAAAAGGCAGAACCACGGACGGAGTATATCGATGTGAGTGAGACGCTTGATGCGCCAGCAAAGGTCCGTAAAAATTGGTTTCGGAAGAAAGACGTGATCCCTGCACAGGATGCTGAACGTGTTCGGTATTACTATCGGACCTGGATAGACAGAGCTGCTCATCGTGGAGTGGGAATACAGGGGACACACACTCCGCTTGAGGCTGCACAGACCATTATTCAGAATGGTGTGAAGTTAGAAGAAAATGAGCTGTCCGCGCGACTGCCAGATACGTATAACAGCGTACGGTATGGAGGGAAGGTTCCGAATCGAACAGATATGGTTGAGATTGACCGAATCTGGAAATCTTATCGAAGTAAATAA
- a CDS encoding DUF58 domain-containing protein, whose product MWRSTKPIPLQMSMVVYPSLVNAEDLPAIYQVWQGEVEVSRWIVEDPFLILGVRPYGAGDPMNRIHWKASARTGELQVYKQGWTADPQSWIVVNIQESADMWSVVTRPEKIERALRYAATAAVDAIGRGLPAGFAHNGYHVGGGRDTLRIEPDYGTPHLERLLEAMAETELKCMVPMEQFLNDEVRLNEEAQQIRSYLLITSYVSAAMEHEIARLHEQGHRVTVLPVEDVKGNTKAVSA is encoded by the coding sequence GTGTGGCGTTCCACCAAACCGATTCCGTTGCAAATGTCTATGGTCGTGTATCCTTCATTGGTGAACGCAGAGGATCTTCCTGCAATTTATCAGGTATGGCAGGGCGAAGTGGAAGTATCGCGATGGATCGTTGAAGATCCTTTCTTGATTCTGGGTGTTCGTCCTTATGGTGCAGGCGACCCCATGAATCGTATTCACTGGAAAGCGAGTGCACGTACAGGTGAATTACAAGTCTACAAACAGGGATGGACAGCTGATCCGCAATCCTGGATTGTAGTCAACATTCAGGAATCTGCTGATATGTGGAGTGTTGTCACTCGTCCGGAAAAGATTGAACGGGCACTTCGTTACGCTGCCACGGCTGCAGTAGATGCCATCGGTAGAGGATTGCCGGCAGGCTTTGCCCATAATGGTTATCATGTGGGTGGAGGGCGGGATACACTTCGGATTGAGCCGGATTATGGTACGCCCCATCTGGAGCGGTTACTGGAAGCTATGGCTGAGACAGAGTTGAAATGCATGGTGCCCATGGAGCAATTCCTGAATGATGAAGTACGTCTGAATGAAGAAGCACAGCAGATCCGCAGCTATCTGCTGATTACATCCTATGTATCCGCCGCTATGGAGCACGAGATTGCACGACTGCACGAACAGGGACATCGTGTGACGGTTCTCCCGGTAGAGGACGTTAAGGGGAATACGAAGGCGGTGAGTGCATGA
- a CDS encoding MoxR family ATPase, with product MEIQDMERMNQQLMDHVGKVIVGKEHTIELVMTAIIASGHVLLEDVPGTGKTMLAKSVASSLDCTFQRIQFTPDLLPSDLTGIHFFNQKEGDFEFRPGPLFANLVLADEINRATPRTQSSLLECMEERQISIDGSTRQLERPFIVIATQNPVDNQGTFPLPEAQMDRFMMKIRMGYPSSEESVEILRRTVASRSVDDLSSVISREELLKAQNTYKTVQINEDLLRYIIQLTEATRQHPELSLGVSPRGAQALLKASQAWAALHGRDFVLPDDIKVLAEPVLAHRLVFRNRVRQQEGLAERIIQELLNQTEVPTENLATSGR from the coding sequence ATGGAAATCCAAGACATGGAACGAATGAATCAACAATTGATGGATCACGTGGGAAAAGTAATTGTGGGAAAAGAGCATACCATAGAGCTGGTGATGACAGCGATCATAGCGTCAGGACATGTGCTGTTGGAGGATGTACCGGGTACCGGAAAAACGATGCTTGCCAAATCGGTAGCCTCGTCATTGGACTGCACATTCCAACGGATACAGTTTACGCCGGACTTGTTGCCTTCCGACCTAACAGGAATACACTTTTTTAATCAAAAAGAAGGTGATTTTGAATTCAGGCCTGGACCCTTGTTCGCCAATCTGGTTCTAGCCGATGAGATTAATCGAGCTACACCGCGTACGCAATCAAGCTTGCTGGAATGCATGGAGGAGCGCCAGATCAGTATCGACGGGTCAACAAGACAGCTTGAACGGCCATTTATCGTTATCGCTACCCAGAATCCCGTGGATAACCAGGGAACTTTTCCGCTACCCGAGGCACAGATGGATCGGTTTATGATGAAAATTCGCATGGGTTATCCAAGCAGTGAAGAGAGTGTAGAAATTTTGAGACGTACGGTGGCCAGTCGTTCTGTAGATGATCTCTCGTCCGTGATCAGTCGTGAAGAACTTTTGAAGGCGCAGAATACGTATAAAACCGTGCAAATCAATGAAGATTTGCTGCGATATATCATTCAGTTAACCGAAGCGACAAGACAACATCCCGAGCTCTCACTTGGCGTCAGTCCTCGCGGGGCTCAGGCATTACTCAAGGCAAGTCAGGCCTGGGCTGCACTGCATGGGAGAGATTTTGTATTGCCGGATGACATTAAAGTTCTGGCGGAACCCGTGCTTGCCCACCGGCTTGTATTTCGTAATCGGGTCAGACAACAAGAGGGCTTGGCGGAGCGCATTATCCAGGAACTTCTGAATCAGACAGAAGTGCCTACGGAGAATCTCGCTACAAGCGGGCGTTAA
- a CDS encoding peroxiredoxin, with the protein MAERLVGRPAPDFAMETVSGDGQDFGSVKLSDYRGKWLVFFFYPLDFTFVCPTEITALSVASEQFKALDTEILGVSVDSVHSHKAWINTPVDSNGLGQLNFPLASDITKQVAKDYGVLIEEEGVALRGLFIIDPEGELKYQVVNHNDVGRSVEETLRVLQALQSGGLCAMNWKPGDNNL; encoded by the coding sequence ATGGCAGAACGTTTGGTTGGTAGACCAGCACCGGATTTCGCAATGGAAACAGTATCGGGAGACGGACAAGATTTCGGTTCCGTTAAACTGTCCGATTATCGTGGCAAATGGCTTGTATTCTTCTTTTATCCTTTGGACTTCACATTTGTGTGCCCAACTGAAATTACAGCTTTGAGCGTTGCTTCCGAGCAATTCAAAGCTTTGGATACTGAAATCCTTGGCGTGAGCGTAGACTCCGTACACAGCCACAAAGCATGGATTAACACACCTGTAGACAGCAATGGTCTGGGTCAATTGAACTTCCCACTCGCTTCCGACATCACGAAGCAAGTAGCTAAAGATTACGGCGTTCTGATTGAAGAAGAAGGCGTAGCATTGCGCGGCCTATTCATCATCGATCCAGAAGGCGAATTGAAATATCAAGTGGTTAACCACAACGATGTAGGCCGTAGTGTTGAAGAAACACTTCGCGTACTGCAAGCACTGCAATCTGGCGGATTGTGTGCAATGAACTGGAAACCAGGCGACAATAACCTGTAA
- the leuB gene encoding 3-isopropylmalate dehydrogenase, with protein MADVKKIAVIAGDGIGPEVVAEAEKVLKRTEEVFGYRFETEHALFGGIAIDEKGTPLPEETLSVCKSADAVLLGAVGGPKWDNNSKELRPETGLLGIRKALGLFSNLRPAVVFDCLKDASTLKPEVLEGTDLMVVRELTGGIYFGEKFRRESAQGEEAVDTCAYNVSEVERIVRQAFEIAQGRRKKLASVDKANVLETSRLWREVVNRVAPDYPDVELEHVLVDNCAMQLLRRPASFDVIVTENMFGDILSDEAAMLTGSIGMLASASLGEGSFGLYEPVHGSAPDIAGQGLANPIATILSLALMFRTTFGYAEGADAIEAAVSDVLNAGHRTSDIAVDKSTAISTTEMGDLIVAAIQKQA; from the coding sequence ATGGCAGACGTGAAAAAAATTGCAGTTATTGCAGGTGACGGAATCGGCCCTGAAGTCGTAGCTGAGGCTGAGAAAGTGCTTAAACGTACGGAGGAAGTGTTTGGTTATCGTTTTGAGACAGAGCACGCGCTGTTTGGCGGAATCGCAATCGATGAGAAGGGTACACCTCTTCCAGAAGAAACCTTGAGCGTATGTAAAAGTGCAGACGCAGTCCTGCTTGGAGCGGTTGGCGGTCCAAAATGGGATAACAACAGCAAGGAGCTTCGCCCGGAGACAGGCCTGCTGGGAATTCGCAAAGCACTCGGATTGTTCTCTAACCTGCGTCCGGCTGTCGTATTTGATTGCTTGAAAGATGCTTCAACTCTGAAGCCGGAAGTACTTGAAGGTACAGATCTGATGGTGGTACGTGAGTTAACGGGCGGGATCTACTTTGGTGAGAAGTTCAGACGTGAAAGTGCACAGGGCGAAGAGGCTGTGGATACATGCGCATATAATGTATCGGAAGTAGAGCGAATCGTTCGTCAAGCATTCGAAATTGCGCAAGGACGTCGCAAAAAGCTGGCATCTGTAGACAAAGCCAACGTATTGGAAACTTCCCGTCTCTGGCGTGAAGTCGTAAACCGGGTAGCACCGGATTATCCGGATGTTGAACTGGAGCATGTGCTTGTAGACAACTGCGCGATGCAATTGCTTCGTCGTCCAGCCAGCTTCGATGTCATTGTAACGGAAAACATGTTCGGAGATATCTTGAGTGATGAAGCAGCGATGTTGACTGGTTCCATCGGTATGCTCGCTTCCGCGTCACTGGGAGAAGGCAGCTTCGGACTTTATGAGCCGGTACACGGTTCTGCACCAGATATCGCGGGTCAAGGCCTTGCTAATCCAATTGCAACGATTCTCTCTTTGGCGTTGATGTTCCGCACGACCTTTGGTTATGCAGAAGGTGCAGATGCCATTGAAGCAGCTGTGTCGGATGTATTGAACGCAGGACACCGCACAAGTGATATTGCTGTAGACAAGAGCACAGCGATCAGCACGACTGAAATGGGCGATTTGATCGTAGCGGCTATTCAGAAACAGGCGTAA
- a CDS encoding 2-isopropylmalate synthase, giving the protein MRKIYVFDTTLRDGEQSPGVNLNTREKVEIAHQLERLGIDRMEAGFPAASPGDLAAVNAVAKAVKNVTVIGLSRSREQDIDAVKEALKGAQDPCIHVFLATSPIHRQHKLRMDKGQVLDTARSAIRYAKKTFSKIEFSLEDAGRTEYDFLVEMVNMAVEEGASVVNIPDTVGYLSPYEYGNIFKHLKENVHGIEKVQLSAHCHNDLGMATANTLAAILNGADQIEGTINGIGERAGNTAIEEIAMALETRQEFFQAKTSLQLSEIARTSRLVSRLTGMVVPGNKAIVGANAFAHESGIHQDGMLKEKTTYEIMTPETIGLKESKLVLGKHSGRHAFRERLIDLGYELEEEALNRAFAQFKDLADKKKEVTDEDLLAVIEEKLQDAPEVYKLESIFVTYGDESVPTAKVRIATLDGDTVEKQAEGNGSVDAIYNAIDQVSGEDVTLSDYSIKSVTHGKDALGEVHVVLTQNQVSVQGRGVSTDILGASARAYVDGLNQLIEKRKTYTNRVNVNL; this is encoded by the coding sequence GTGCGTAAAATCTATGTATTTGACACAACGCTGCGTGATGGAGAGCAATCCCCGGGAGTCAATCTGAACACTCGTGAAAAGGTGGAAATTGCCCATCAGCTCGAGCGGCTTGGCATTGACCGGATGGAAGCTGGTTTCCCGGCGGCATCTCCAGGTGACCTGGCGGCTGTCAATGCAGTAGCAAAAGCGGTCAAAAATGTGACTGTCATTGGCTTGTCTCGTTCCAGAGAGCAAGATATTGATGCGGTCAAGGAAGCACTTAAAGGCGCACAGGACCCATGCATTCACGTTTTCCTGGCAACTTCGCCCATTCACCGTCAACATAAATTGCGCATGGACAAAGGGCAGGTTCTGGATACGGCTCGTTCCGCGATTCGTTATGCGAAGAAAACATTCTCTAAGATCGAATTCTCGCTTGAGGATGCAGGTCGTACCGAGTATGATTTCCTCGTGGAAATGGTGAACATGGCTGTTGAAGAAGGTGCATCCGTCGTAAATATTCCGGATACGGTTGGTTATCTGAGTCCATATGAATACGGAAACATTTTCAAACATCTCAAGGAGAATGTGCACGGTATCGAAAAGGTACAGCTAAGTGCCCACTGTCATAATGACCTGGGGATGGCGACCGCCAATACACTTGCAGCAATTCTCAACGGAGCCGATCAGATCGAAGGTACAATTAATGGCATTGGTGAACGTGCAGGCAATACGGCGATTGAGGAAATCGCTATGGCCCTGGAGACACGCCAGGAGTTCTTCCAGGCGAAAACTTCACTGCAGTTGTCTGAGATTGCGCGGACCAGTCGTCTGGTTAGCCGGTTGACAGGTATGGTTGTACCAGGCAATAAAGCCATTGTTGGGGCGAACGCCTTCGCACATGAATCCGGAATACACCAGGACGGCATGCTGAAGGAAAAAACCACGTATGAGATCATGACTCCAGAGACTATCGGTTTGAAGGAAAGCAAGCTCGTACTGGGTAAACATTCCGGTCGTCATGCCTTCCGTGAGCGTTTGATTGATCTGGGATATGAGTTGGAAGAAGAAGCGTTGAATCGTGCTTTCGCTCAGTTCAAAGATTTGGCCGACAAGAAAAAAGAAGTGACTGACGAAGATCTGCTCGCCGTCATTGAAGAGAAATTGCAGGATGCACCTGAGGTGTACAAACTGGAATCGATCTTCGTCACGTATGGGGATGAATCGGTACCCACAGCCAAAGTTCGCATTGCGACGCTTGACGGGGATACGGTTGAGAAGCAAGCAGAGGGCAATGGATCCGTGGATGCAATCTACAATGCCATTGACCAAGTAAGCGGAGAAGATGTAACGTTGTCTGACTATTCCATCAAGTCGGTAACACATGGTAAGGATGCACTGGGCGAAGTCCATGTTGTGCTGACTCAAAACCAGGTTTCCGTACAAGGGCGTGGCGTGAGCACAGATATACTTGGTGCAAGTGCACGTGCGTATGTGGATGGCCTGAATCAATTGATTGAAAAACGCAAGACATATACCAACCGTGTAAACGTGAACCTGTAA